CGCCGTCGCCGTCGACGGCGACGGCAGCAACCAGCGCTCGGGCGTGTGGCTCTCGGATGTCGTGCTGCGCGGACACGGAGGACACGGCGTCGCCGCGCCCGGTTCCGGCGGCACGCGGCGTTCGAACATCACGGGGTGCGAGATCTACAACTGCGGGGGAGCCGCCCTCGACGGCTACGGGAACGGCAGCGTGCGGTACGGAAACGGCATCCAGGCCTGGGTCGATTCGCGGGACATGCTCATCGAGAACAATCGGGTCCACGACTGCTATGACGTCGCGATCACGCTGCAAGGCGGCGAGGCGGGACGCACCCAGGTGCTGTCCGACATCGTCATCCGCCTCAACACGACCTACCGCTGCTCGCAGGGACTCGAGTTCTGGTACGGGGGAGAGGGGCCGGGGTTCGTCCGGTGCCTCGTGGAGCGCAACTACGTGCTCTTCTCGGGCTACGGATGGGGCGGCACGGTCCGACCCGAGCAGGAGTCGCGCGTTCACCTTCTTACGTTCGGATGGGGGACGACGGCAGATCTGCAGTTGCGGCAGAACGGCTTCTACGACGCCTACACGGCGTACCGCTTCTCATCGGAGAAGCCGTCCGGGCTTGCCGGCGTGAGCAACGTCATCGCGATGAAGGCGGGTGTGCGGATGTCCTACCAGCGCTCCGAGACGATCGGCCAGGCGACCGCGTGGGCCAAGGCGGACGGGCACGAGAAGACCATGAAGACCCTCGTCCTCCCGACCGGCGGAGGATATGCGGACTCCCACGTCACAGCGGCGATCGCTCATCTGAAGCAGCTCGGTATCTAGGGCGGCGCGCCGGCTCACCGCGGTTCATGCGCCCGCCCGACGCACCACCGACGCTCACTTGTCGCAAAGGGCGGCCGACAATGCGCGGGAGTCGCCACTTGCGACAAGTGAACGGGCTGGTGGGCGCTCACGGCGCTCGACAACTGAGCGACCTGCGGAGGACACGGCCGTGCCACTCGCTGTGACAGCCGCGACGACGAGTAAGGCGATGAGGTGGAGGGGCTGACGGGAATCGAACCCGCATCATTAGTTTGGAAGACTAAGGCTTTACCACTAAGCTACAGCCCCGGATTTCGGCCGATCACGGCCGACAAATCGGGTATTCAATTGTCATGTTACGCCGAGCTGCAAGACGCGGCATCCGAAAGTCTAACGGACGGAAACGGCGTCTCCGAACACGCGGGGTTCGTGCAGGATCGTGTCGGCTAGACTGCTCAGGGCCGTTTCGTGTCCGCGTACGCGCGCGACCTGCCCGGGGCGTAGCTCAGCTTGGTAGAGCGCCCGCTTTGGGAGCGGGAGGCCGCAGGTTCAAATCCTGTCGCCCCGACGTCACGACCCCCGCTCGGGGATCCGAGACCCACAGACCCTTCAGCCCCAGCGCGCATGCGCGCGGTCACACGAGGAGAACGAAAAGGCATGGTCAACAGCACCGTCGAGAAGCTCAGCCCCACGCGGGTCAAGCTCAACATCACGGTCACCCCCGACGAGCTCAAGCCGAGCATCGCGCACGCGTACGAGCACATCGCGCAGGACGTGCAGATCCCGGGTTTCCGCAAGGGCAAGGTTCCCGCGCCCATCATCGACCAGCGCATCGGTCGGGTTGCAGTGCTCGAGCACGCCGTCAGCGAGGGGCTCGACAGCTTCTACCGCGAAGCCGTCGAGCAGAATGAGCTCCGCGTCATCGGCCGCCCCAACGCCGAGGTCGTCGAGTGGCCTGCGGAGAAGGACTTCTCCGGTGACCTGCAGGTGACCGTCGAGGTCGACGTGCGTCCCGAGTTCGATCTCCCGGCACTCGAGGGTCTCACGATCGAGATCGAGCCGGTCGAGATCGACGATGCCGCGATCGACGAGGAGCTCGATCGCCTGCGTGGTCGCTTCGGCACGCTCATCACGGTCGACCGGCCCGCGTCGACGGGTGACTTCGTCGAGCTCGACCTCGTCGCCACGATCGATGGCGCCGAGATCGACCGCGCCGAGGGCGTTTCCTACGAGGTCGGCTCGGGCGAACTGCTCGAGGGCATCGACGAGGCGATCGATTCGCTCACGGCCGGCGAGGACACGACGTTCCGCTCCAAGCTGATCGGTGGCGATCACGCCGGCGAAGAGGCCGAGGTCTCCGTCAGCGTCACCGCCGTCAAGGAGCGCGAGCTTCCCGAGGCCGACGACGATTTCGCCCAGATGGCGAGCGAGTTCGACACGATCGCAGAGCTCCGCGAGAGCCTGTCGGAGCGGGTTGGTCAGCAGTCGGTCTTCCAGCAGGGCTCGGCCGCGCGTGACAAGCTCATCGAGACACTCATCGAGCAGGTCGAGATCCCCGTCCCGCCGCAGCTCATCGAGGACGAGGTGCACAACCACCTCGAAGGTGAGGGGCGTCTTGAGGACGACGCGCACCGCGCTGAAGTGGCCGAGGCGAGCGAGCGGCAGTTCAAGACGCAGATGCTGCTCGACAAGGTCGCCGAGACCTTCCAGGTCCAGGTGTCGCAGGACGAGCTGACGCAGTACCTGATCCAGTCCGCAGCCCAGTACGGCATGGCGCCGCAGGAGTTCGTCGACGCGCTGCAGCAGGGCAACCAGCTGCCGGCCATGGTCGGCGAGGTTGCACGCAACAAGGCGCTTGCCGTCGCACTCGGCAAGGTCACCGTCGTCGACACCAACGGCAAGCCGGTCGACCTCACGGGCTTCGTCGCGGTCGAGGATGAGGCCGAGGCCGAGGCCG
This genomic stretch from Microbacterium sp. SLBN-146 harbors:
- a CDS encoding right-handed parallel beta-helix repeat-containing protein, whose product is MVDYYLSAAGADGNPGSSAAPWRSLTRLNAAFASGAIKLGDRVLLRRGDVFPGRLRQPDMLDPTRTGWLRISAYGDGAAPVIDGYKYIVSWTQHSADVWKVHYKASSAGVSYQGYDSAQGEGDVGHLLVDGAVRGVRRTALSGMTTQWDFYSGGGVLYVKSSRNPSVLAGQVAVAVDGDGSNQRSGVWLSDVVLRGHGGHGVAAPGSGGTRRSNITGCEIYNCGGAALDGYGNGSVRYGNGIQAWVDSRDMLIENNRVHDCYDVAITLQGGEAGRTQVLSDIVIRLNTTYRCSQGLEFWYGGEGPGFVRCLVERNYVLFSGYGWGGTVRPEQESRVHLLTFGWGTTADLQLRQNGFYDAYTAYRFSSEKPSGLAGVSNVIAMKAGVRMSYQRSETIGQATAWAKADGHEKTMKTLVLPTGGGYADSHVTAAIAHLKQLGI
- the tig gene encoding trigger factor; this encodes MVNSTVEKLSPTRVKLNITVTPDELKPSIAHAYEHIAQDVQIPGFRKGKVPAPIIDQRIGRVAVLEHAVSEGLDSFYREAVEQNELRVIGRPNAEVVEWPAEKDFSGDLQVTVEVDVRPEFDLPALEGLTIEIEPVEIDDAAIDEELDRLRGRFGTLITVDRPASTGDFVELDLVATIDGAEIDRAEGVSYEVGSGELLEGIDEAIDSLTAGEDTTFRSKLIGGDHAGEEAEVSVSVTAVKERELPEADDDFAQMASEFDTIAELRESLSERVGQQSVFQQGSAARDKLIETLIEQVEIPVPPQLIEDEVHNHLEGEGRLEDDAHRAEVAEASERQFKTQMLLDKVAETFQVQVSQDELTQYLIQSAAQYGMAPQEFVDALQQGNQLPAMVGEVARNKALAVALGKVTVVDTNGKPVDLTGFVAVEDEAEAEAEVVEEAEEIADAAADADEVIEAEEAPKKAPAKKAPAKKKAPAKAKAADKE